Below is a window of Enterococcus gilvus ATCC BAA-350 DNA.
GAAAGGTACTTGCGGAGACTGTCTGAACACAGAATGCATTTGTAATACGATCGCGATTACTCGCCGCTCAATGGAGAAAGACCGCATCCTTTTATTTTTGATCCTTGAAGATGTTGGGTTATAGGAGAGTATTTTATAGAGAACACAAAAAAACCGAGGAATTTTCCTCGGTTTTCTGTGTTTAGCTTAAAGAACTGCTGTTTTCCATTACTTCATCGATCAAACCGTAAGCTTTTGCTTCGTCGGCAGACATGAAGTTATCACGATCTGTGTCACGTTCAATGACTTCGATCGGTTGACCAGTACGTTCAGACAAAATGTTGTTTAAACGTTCGCGGGTCTTCAAAATGTGGCGAGCAGCGATTTCAATCTCTGTTGCTTGTCCTTGCGCACCACCAAGAGGTTGGTGGATCATGATCTCAGCGTTTGGCAATGCAAAACGTTTGCCTTTCGCGCCAGCGGTCAACAGGAAGCTTCCCATAGAAGCAGCCATACCAAGTACAATGGTTTGCACATCGGCTTTGACAAAATTCATTGTGTCAAAAATCGCTAAACCGGCAGATACGCTACCACCTGGTGAATTGATGTAAAGATAAATATCCTTTTCAGAGTCTTGGGCATCCAAGAAAAGTAATTGGGCGATAATAGTGTTCGCCATATCATCGTTCACTTCACCGCTTAACATGATGATGCGGTCTTTCAATAAACGAGAATAAATGTCGTAAGCACGTTCGCCACGAGATGATTGTTCAATGACTGTAGGGACTAAATTCATAGTGAATCCTCCTTAAAAATAGTGTTCGTAATTTAGTTTAGCACAAACGAGGTTGGATTGCTAAAACTTAAAGAAAGTATACAACGTTGGTCAGTTTTGGTCAAATGGAAGGCTTCGATTTTTAAGACGTATCAAACTATCCTAGAAACACGAAAATATGGTACTATTAATAACGAAAAGAACAAACTATTCATTCGTTGATTTTATTTTTATCGTGTATCCTTCAAAAAATGGTATATCACAGAAAAATGTTATAAATTAGACGAGCTTTTTTTATTTATATCTTTAAAAGCGATCGTCTCATTTTTTAAATTTTCAAAGGGATCGCATAGTGAACAGCGACGTGTTTTTAAAGAAATAGTCCTTAATAGGAACTGGGAGGGAACAAATGTGGAAATTGCATTAATCGGACTAATCGGTGTATTGATCGGGGCAGGCTTGACGGGGATCGCCGTCTACTTTGTTTTTAGATATATTGATTCGCGCCATATTCGTGAAAGAGAACTGGAACATCAGGTCAAAGAAATCGAGACAATTAACCTTTTAAACAAGAAAATCAATGAGGTTTTATCAAAGCGCAATGTGATGATGCAAGAATATGTATCCTTTAATTCATTTGATGATTGCTACATTACGATTGATGACTTTATCTACTTGAACTCATTCACAGCGCAAAATAATTTTTATTTGCCAAACTATTTAATTGAAGAATTCTTCAAAAATATTTCCCATCGAAAAGTTATTTTATCCCCTGAAGAAACGGTCAAAATCGGCGGCTATACTTATAAAGGCGGGCGGATTGTGATGGAGACCTTCTCTGAACAACTTTTAGAAATATTGAACGAGAAAAAACAAAAATTATCTCGCTCAACAAAACAACCATTACGCTATTTTAACGTACAATAATACATTCACGAATACTCGTGAGCAGACTTATGTCAGGTTATTGAAAAATGATCGTTGACTACGGACGAGGTGACTATAGATGACAGTAATTATTGCTCATCGCGGGAGTGCTGGAACACATCCAGAGAATACATTGCCTGCGTTTATGGAAGCAGTGCGAGCCGGTGCAGACGGGATCGAACTGGATGTTCAATTAACTGCGGATCAGCAGTTAGTCGTGATTCATGATGAGAGCGTTGATCGAACGACTGACGGAAAGGGCTTGATCCGTGAGTTGACATTAAAGGAAATAAAAAAACTAGATGCTGGAAGCTGGTTTGATGAAAAATACCAAGCAACGAAGATTTCGACCTTGCAGGAAGTCTTGAACCTCTTGCTGCAAATGCGCTTTCGCGGTTTTTTGTGTATTGAGATCAAAACAAATAAATTCCATTATCCTGGGATCGAAGAAAAAATATCGGCGGTCATGACTAGTAAAGAGTGGCCATTTACGTATTGGTATGCAAGTTTCAATATTGATTCGCTGCACATCATGCATCAATTTGAACCGGATGCTCAATATGATCTGATTCAAAAAAATGACTTAGAAAAAAGCCAAGTCGTTCTAGATACTGATTTTATTGAGGGCTTGCATCCTAGTTATGATTGGGTCAAACAGAATCCAGAAATCGCCAAAAACTATGAGAAAACCATCCGTCCGTGGACGCCAAATCTGTACGAGACGATGATGACTTGTTATGAAAAGAACCTCGCTGGAATCATCACTGATTTTCCGGAAAAAGCGATTCGTGCGAGAAGCAGGTATAAGCAATGAAAGTAATTGCAATTGTGGGACCGACAGCAGTTGGTAAGACGAGCTTGAGCATCGACCTTGCCAAACGTTTTGACGGAGAGATCATCAGCGGCGATTCCATGCAAGTCTACCGCGGCCTCGATATCGGGACTGCAAAAGTGACTTTAGAAGAACAGGCTGGCGTTTTGCACCATTTGATAGATGTGCGAGATATAGACCAAAGCTATTCTGCAGCCGACTTCCAACAGGCGGCTAGAGAAGTGATTCAAGAAATCACTGATCGAGGAAAAGTCCCCATTGTTGTCGGCGGAACAGGACTTTATATCCAATCGTTGTTATGGGACTACAAACTTGGAAGTGAAGGCGAACGAACGGACGAGTCATTAAGAGAAAAATACGAAGCGATCGCTGAAGCTGAAGGGAATGAAGCCCTGTGGAGGCTCCTGCAGGCGAAAGATCCATTGGCTGCGGAAAAAATCCATTACAATAATCGAAAAAAAATGATTCGAGCACTGGAAGTGTTTGAATTGACGGGCCATTCTATTTTAGAACCGAAAGAACAACCGAAAGAACTTTATGACAGCTTTTTGATCGGCTTGAACACGGAGCGTACGCGCTTGTATCGACGAATCAATGAACGTGTGGATTTAATGGTGGAGCAAGGCGTGTTGGAAGAAGCAAGGCAATTAGCAAAGACTCCAGAAGTTCAGGCGGCACAGGGAATTGGCTATAAAGAATTCTTCCCCTATTTTTCAGGCGAGTGTTCATTGGACAGCGCGATCGAGGAAGTAAAATTACATTCACGAAGATATGCAAAACGTCAATTGACCTGGTTTCGAAATCGGATGTCGGTTCATTGGTATGATCTGGTTCAACATCCAGAAGCAATTGACGAGGTCGAAGCAGCTATAGAAAAATGGTTGTCTAGCGAGAAAGAATAGACGAAATCGACCGTTAAGAAGCAGAAAGAGTCTTTTTTTATTTAAAAAATACAGCAGCATTACTTAGGAGGAAACGAATTGTCAGAAAGAGTCATTTTAGTCGGCGTCGAAACAGATGAGACCAAGTATAACTTTTTGGAATCGATGCATGAGTTGGCTGGACTAACCAAAACGGCTCATGGCGAAATAGTTTTTTCATTGACCCAAAAACGTCCAAGAATCGATCGTCAAACGATCATCGGTAAAGGGAAAGTAGAAGAACTGGCACAATTGGTAGACGCCCATGAAGCAGAGCTGGTCATCTTCAACCATGCATTGACGCCGCGTCAAAGCCAAACCATCGAGGAGCGGGTTGGTGTTCCTGTGATTGATCGTATTCAGTTGATTTTAGATATTTTTGCCCAAAGAGCGCGTTCTAAAGAAGGAAAGCTGCAAGTGGAACTAGCACAGTTAGAGTATTTATTGCCTCGACTGACTGGGCAAGGGCAAAGCTTGTCGCGGCTCGGTGGTGGGATCGGGACACGTGGACCCGGGGAAACAAAACTAGAAACCGATCGCCGTCATATTCGTCGTCGGGTCTCTGCCATCAAAAAAGAAGTGAAGGAAGTCGAAGCACATCGGGAACGAAGCCGGCAAAAACGGCAGCAATCCAGCGTTTTCCAGATGGGGTTGATTGGCTATACGAATGCCGGGAAATCGACTATTCTAAATCTGCTGACGAATGCAGATACGTATTCTGAGGATCAGCTATTTGCGACGTTGGACCCTTTGACAAAGCGTTGGCATCTTCCTCAAGGGATGGAAACGACGATCACGGATACTGTTGGCTTTATTCAAGATTTGCCGACGCAATTAGTGGATGCGTTTCAGTCCACGCTGGAAGAAAGCCGCGGCATGGACTTGCTGCTCCATATCGTTGATGCTAGTGCTGAGGACCGTCAGCAACAAGAAAAGACAGTAAATGACTTATTGAAAGATCTACACATGGAGACTATCCCTATGCTGACGATCTACAATAAAGCCGACCGTATTGATGAATTTACATTTACTCCGACCTTGTTTCCAAGTGTGTTGATTTCAGCAAAGACCAACAGAGGCAAGGAATTACTTGAGGATTCCATCAAGCAGGAGATCATGAATTTATTAGAGCCTTATATAGTAACGTTGAATGCGGATGAAGGCCAGGCATTAAGTGAAATGAAACGAGAGACCCTTGTCTTGAGTGAAACCTTTGATGAAGAAAACGAACACTATATCGTCCGTGGGTTTGCTAAGAAGAATTCTCTCTGGATTAGGAGAATGGATGATGAATTGGACAACTGATCTAGCACCAGAGTTAGTTGAAAAAGTCGACCGAGTCGATCAAAAAATCGCTGGTCGATTGCAAGAAGTACGAGAGGTCGCGTTATCAAATCAAGCGAAAGTCTTGGCCGCGTTTCGAGAGAATCATGTTTCGGAAAGCCATTTTTTACCTTCTACCGGGTACGGGAATGACGATCAGGGACGGGATGTTTTGGAAGCTGTGTACGCACAAACTTTTGGCGCGGAAGTTGCACTCGTACGCCCTCAAATCGTTTCTGGGACACACGCGATCGCCACTTCGTTATTTGGTGTGCTGCGTCCTGGGGATGATCTGCTTTATATTACCGGAACGCCCTACGACACATTACTTGAAGTTATCGGCGTACAAGGCAATGGAATCGGGTCGTTTAAGGAATACAACATCGGTTACGACGAAGTTGACTTATTGGAAGACGGTGCCGTTGATTTTGATGGGATCAAAGCGAAGATCACGGATAAAACAAAAGTGATTGCGATCCAGCGTTCACGGGGCTATGCCTCACGGCCCTCATTTACGATAAAAAAAATCAAAGAAATGTGTGATTTTGTCAAAACGATCGCGCCGAATGTCGTGATCTTTGTCGATAATTGTTATGGAGAGTTTGCTGAATTATTGGAACCGACGCAAGTGGGTGCTGATTTGATGGCGGGATCATTGATCAAAAATCCTGGTGGCGGAATCGCTAAAACAGGCGGCTATATCGCTGGGAAACAGGAATTGATCGAGCGTTGTGCCTATCGCTTAACAACACCAGGTGTAGGTGCTGAAGGCGGTGCGATGCTTGGCAGTGTCTTTGATATGTTACAGGGATTTTTCCTGGCACCTCATGTGGTGAGCCAAGCGATTCAAGGCGCTGTTTTTTCTGCCGCGTTATTGGAAGAATACGATTTGGCCTCCACCCCTAAGTGGGATCAGCAGCGTACGGATTTGATCCAACTGATTGATTTTCGGGATCGTGAAAAAATGATCCAGTTTTGCCAAGCGATTCAGAAATATTCGCCCATCGATGCCTATGTTGCCCCTATTCCTTCTTATATGGCAGGCTATGAGGATGACATCATTATGGCGGCGGGGACATTCATTCAAGGAGCAAGCATCGAATTGAGTGCAGATGGTCCTTTGCGTGAACCCTATTCGTTATATCTTCAAGGCGGTCTGACATTTGAACACGTCAAAGTTGCAGTAACGAACGCTGTGAATGAAGTCTATCATCAGTAAAAAAGAGCTCAACCTTGAGCTCTTTTTTTTAGGCCTGTTTTCTATCTAAAGCAGTTTCAGAAAAGAAAAGCTGCTGTTCGTGGTTGAAGCTTACAAGATAGGTATGGGTCTCTTTGTTGTAATTTATGATGATCCCTAAATAGTCAGCCATCGGTTGGTCTTTTTTTATTTTAACGGTCTCACCTTTTTGGAAACGAGGCAAAGCGTTCACGTCCTTTTCTTTTTAATGAGTATACGATACTTTTATAAAACAGAAACCTTGATAATACAAGCTTTTTTCTCTAAATCCGAACGTTTTTAATTTCTATGTAAGAAAATCTAACATTATGCCTTGACGATTGGTTCGTCGGATGGTATCCTTTTTTCAACATCAAAATACAAGGAGGAGATGGTATGCGGGAAAAAGAATTGCGTCGTTCGCTTGCAGTTTTTCCAATTGGTACAGTTATGAAACTGACAGATTTGACCGCAAGGCAAATCCGGTACTATGAGGAGCAAGAATTGATTCATCCGGAACGAAGTGAAGGCAACCGTAGAATGTATTCTCTAAATGACATTGATGTGCTGCTTGAAATTAAGGATTATTTATCCGATGGGTTAAATATGGCGGGAATCAAGCGTGTCTATCAAATGCGCCAAGAAGAGGTCAAAGCGGCCAAAGAGAAACCACCATTGACTGATAAAGATGTTCGTCGTATTTTCTACGATGAGATGCTGACGCAAGGCGGTTTTCAACAACAAAATCCATACCAATCGCAAGGGCCTAAGCTGTAGCGGTTGTGGAATAAAAAAATGAAGTGCGAGGAAGGGATTAGATATTATGCCGAAAAAAGATCTAAGTAAAGAGGATATTAAACGAATTGTTGAAGAAGAGAACGTCCGATTTTTACGCTTGATGTTCACAGATATTATGGGGACGATCAAAAACGTTGAAGTACCTGTGAGCCAAATGGATAAAGTCCTAGATGATAAAATGATGTTCGACGGTTCATCTATCGAAGGCTTTGTTCGGATCGAAGAAAGCGATATGTACTTGTATCCAGATTTGTCTACTTGGATGATTTTCCCATGGGAAAGTGATCACGGCAAAGTGGGACGTTTGATTTGCGACATTTACAGTCCAGATGGCACGCCGTTTCCAGGGGACCCTCGCGGGAACTTGAAACGCATTTTAAAGGGAATGGATGAATTTGGTTTTACATCATTCAACTTAGGACCAGAACCAGAATTTTTCCTATTTAAAATGGATGAAAATGGCGATCCTACATTAGATTTGAACGATAAAGGCGGCTACTTCGATTTTGCACCGACTGACTTAGGTGAAAATTGCCGTCGCGATATCGTGTTAGAGCTTGAAAGCTTAGGGTTTGAAGTCGAAGCCTCTCACCATGAAGTTGCACCAGGACAACATGAAATCGACTTTAAATATGCCGATGCGATCGAAGCATGCGATAACATCCAAACGTTCAAATTAGTAGTGAAAACAATTGCCCGCAAGCATGGTCTTCACGCGACCTTCATGCCGAAACCTTTATACGGCATCAATGGTTCTGGTATGCACTGCAACATGTCCTTATTCAATGAAGACGGCAATGTTTTCTATGACGAAGACGGCCCAATGAAATTAAGTAAAACTGCTTATCACTTCTTAGCAGGATTATTGAAACACGCGCGTGCATACACGGCAGTATGTAACCCGATCGTAAACTCTTACAAACGTTTAGTTCCCGGCTTTGAAGCACCCGTATATGTAGCATGGAGCGGGCGCAACCGTTCGCCATTGATTCGTATCCCTGAATCTCGCGGCTTGTCTACTCGTTTAGAATTACGTTCAGTCGACCCTGCAGCTAATCCATATTTGACTATGGCTGTTCTGTTGGAAGCTGGTTTAGACGGAATCCGTAACGAATTAACACCGCCGGCAGCAGTTGACCGCAACATCTATGTGATGACGGAAGAAGAACGTAAAGAAGCAGAGATCTATGATTTGCCATCAACGATCCACAATGCGATCAAAGCATTGCGTGAAGATCAAATCATGGTGGATGCCCTTGGAAACCATATTTACACAAACTTCAATGAAGCAAAACGTATGGAATGGGCAGCTTTCCGTCAAACTGTTTCTGAGTGGGAACGCGATCAATATTTAGAGCTTTACTAATCCAAACTCGCAAGACCTTTGAGGACATCCTCAAGGGTCTTTTTTTGACCAAGAAATAACGATTTTAAAGAAAAATGACTGAATTTGATTGTTGCGGATTAAGAAAAAAGAAAGAAAAAAATAATTGCGTCCTTTTTATCCAACGCATGTTAAAGGAACATTGGAGGCAAGGTTCAGATGCTCGTTATAAGTTACTTCCAATAAATAATTTGGTGTTGACGTTTTCAAAAAATAGCAGTACCTTTTTCGTGAAGATATCTTACGAAAAGGAAAAATGAACAAAAAAGGAGGTCGAGTGAAGGATGGAAGATTATGGGTTAGCGAGACAAAAGCTTTTCACCTTGCAGCGACGGACATTAGAAAAACGATTGCATGCGTTCTATTATCAGACTCATGATGAAAAGACGACGATTGAAATGCTGATTGCACTACAAGTGCGGGACGAACTGACTGGAGACGCTTTTGATTTCTCTAGAATGTTGACAAGCGTGGTGTATCGCATCTTTTTACGGACACGTACAACAAAGATCATGCGTCGATTTTATTTATATTTTATTGATTATTTCAGCGGGAAAGATTGGCAATTACTAACGGCAAAATTATTTCCTGTGCTTACGTATAACGAAGAAGATCCAGAAGTGGTCAAAGTACAAACGTGTGATGAAGAAATTATAGGATGCGCAGAATCATGAGGGGTGCCTTCACAAGAAGAGACTAAAAAATACAAAGGAGGGGAAGGAAATGTTTACGACAACAACGATTACATTAGATGCTCTCTTTGCGAACAGCGAGGGGAAAAAACATCATTTTCGTATGAAGGGCTTTGATCCAAATAAGCCGGCTGAAAAAGTGAAGGCTGCACTAACGAAGCTGACCAAGCTGGATATTTTTGAAAAAGACGGCATCGGTCTATATAAAGAACTCTTAGAAGCAAAAATGATCCAACGGACAGATACGGTGTTGTTTAAAGAAGAAATAAAAAAGGAACAAAAAACAGAGGAAAAAGATTTCTTTGCGCAGCTCTCCGAAATGGCAGCGGCAATGGGGTATACGATGGAAGAACCAGCCGATATTTTGGAAACGCTCACACTCCCGCAAGACTTGACGATCATTGAAGAGCAACCTGATCCGAAAACGTTGATTCAATTGATCGCACTGCCGGATGGGATCGATCCGACGACGTTGTCCGAGGAACAAAACTACCGAGTGGTGACCTCGTGTCTTCCTGCAAAGGCCACACTGAAGGAATGTTTTATCGATAGTGAAACAACACCAGCGAAATTATTGGTCGTCTCTTCATTGTCGGAGGAAGAGGAGGGAGTGCCGACTTCCGTCCATACGTTATCAGGTAGTAGTTTCTCCGAAGAAATGAAAGAAACAACGATAAAAGAACGAATAGATCCAGAAATCGATCCGCTGGAGCAGACAAAGGAACAAACGAATTGGGTAACCATGGCCTCTTTACCGATGAATGCGGCATTGGATGAGCTAGTCATTGATAATGCGCCAAAAACGCCTGTACATTCAGAGGAGCATATGGAGAAGGAGCCTGTACCCTATTCTTGTGGGGCCACACCAAGAAAAATAGAGGGAGACTCTTTGCCGATTCAAGGCAAACAAATCGTCAGTCGTACCCGTCATCGCCTACTCAAGCGTATTCGGAAGCGAGAATAGCGAATTTCTGATACTTGATCAAAAAACCAACGTTGGGATAAAAGAGAGTGTCGTTAGAAGGAAAAAGGGGAATGTGCTCACTCACAGTGGGGTTATTTGTCATGGTGTTTTTTCAATATATTCCTAGTCAAAGTAGGCATTCATCTAGAATGGGAAAACGATGCCGTTTCTTATTTTGAACAGTAAAAAGACATCGGAACGAAATCCGATGTCTTTTTGAGTGTTAATTCAAGAGTGCTAATCCAAAAGAAAGATAGGTCGCATAAGTGATCCATACAAGATACGGGACAAAACAAATCGCCGCGCCTTTAGAAATCCCTCGAAACTCTCGAATACTGAAAATGATCGAAAACCAAAGGAACAAGCTGATAAATGACGCGATCCAAAAATGAGAGCCGCCAAAAAATAAGATGCTCCATATGAAGTTGAGTGCGAGCTGCACTCCAAAAAGAATATACGAGCGCGTCTTGTTTTTTGGTTCTTTGCTGTCAATCACTAAAAATAAAGCTAAACCGATCAATGCATAGAGAACTGTCCAAATAATTCCCACGATATTTCCAGGTGGTGCCAGGAAGGGCTTGTTCAATTGTGCGTAGACTGCGGGAATATCTCCCGCAAAAAAACCGGACAATGATCCGATCAATTCAACTCCGATGATACATGCGAGTAGTTTAAAAAATCTATTTAACATAATAATCCTCCTTTGTCCTTCTTTTTACGAATCATTCCTTCATAAAAGCTAGTACTATTTCAGTATAACGAGCATTCTATTTAAAAGAAAAAAAGATGCTTAAGAAAACTGACCTAAACAAAGCAAAAGCGTGTTATAATAATTCGGAAGATTTTCTAAAGCCAAGAGATTGGCAACTTGCAAAATTTGTAAGTTTTGTCTTCTTTTAGTAAAATATAATTGTTGATAATTC
It encodes the following:
- the glnA gene encoding type I glutamate--ammonia ligase → MPKKDLSKEDIKRIVEEENVRFLRLMFTDIMGTIKNVEVPVSQMDKVLDDKMMFDGSSIEGFVRIEESDMYLYPDLSTWMIFPWESDHGKVGRLICDIYSPDGTPFPGDPRGNLKRILKGMDEFGFTSFNLGPEPEFFLFKMDENGDPTLDLNDKGGYFDFAPTDLGENCRRDIVLELESLGFEVEASHHEVAPGQHEIDFKYADAIEACDNIQTFKLVVKTIARKHGLHATFMPKPLYGINGSGMHCNMSLFNEDGNVFYDEDGPMKLSKTAYHFLAGLLKHARAYTAVCNPIVNSYKRLVPGFEAPVYVAWSGRNRSPLIRIPESRGLSTRLELRSVDPAANPYLTMAVLLEAGLDGIRNELTPPAAVDRNIYVMTEEERKEAEIYDLPSTIHNAIKALREDQIMVDALGNHIYTNFNEAKRMEWAAFRQTVSEWERDQYLELY
- a CDS encoding MerR family transcriptional regulator; the encoded protein is MREKELRRSLAVFPIGTVMKLTDLTARQIRYYEEQELIHPERSEGNRRMYSLNDIDVLLEIKDYLSDGLNMAGIKRVYQMRQEEVKAAKEKPPLTDKDVRRIFYDEMLTQGGFQQQNPYQSQGPKL
- a CDS encoding glycerophosphodiester phosphodiesterase, with translation MTVIIAHRGSAGTHPENTLPAFMEAVRAGADGIELDVQLTADQQLVVIHDESVDRTTDGKGLIRELTLKEIKKLDAGSWFDEKYQATKISTLQEVLNLLLQMRFRGFLCIEIKTNKFHYPGIEEKISAVMTSKEWPFTYWYASFNIDSLHIMHQFEPDAQYDLIQKNDLEKSQVVLDTDFIEGLHPSYDWVKQNPEIAKNYEKTIRPWTPNLYETMMTCYEKNLAGIITDFPEKAIRARSRYKQ
- a CDS encoding aminotransferase class I/II-fold pyridoxal phosphate-dependent enzyme, translated to MNWTTDLAPELVEKVDRVDQKIAGRLQEVREVALSNQAKVLAAFRENHVSESHFLPSTGYGNDDQGRDVLEAVYAQTFGAEVALVRPQIVSGTHAIATSLFGVLRPGDDLLYITGTPYDTLLEVIGVQGNGIGSFKEYNIGYDEVDLLEDGAVDFDGIKAKITDKTKVIAIQRSRGYASRPSFTIKKIKEMCDFVKTIAPNVVIFVDNCYGEFAELLEPTQVGADLMAGSLIKNPGGGIAKTGGYIAGKQELIERCAYRLTTPGVGAEGGAMLGSVFDMLQGFFLAPHVVSQAIQGAVFSAALLEEYDLASTPKWDQQRTDLIQLIDFRDREKMIQFCQAIQKYSPIDAYVAPIPSYMAGYEDDIIMAAGTFIQGASIELSADGPLREPYSLYLQGGLTFEHVKVAVTNAVNEVYHQ
- the hflX gene encoding GTPase HflX; the encoded protein is MSERVILVGVETDETKYNFLESMHELAGLTKTAHGEIVFSLTQKRPRIDRQTIIGKGKVEELAQLVDAHEAELVIFNHALTPRQSQTIEERVGVPVIDRIQLILDIFAQRARSKEGKLQVELAQLEYLLPRLTGQGQSLSRLGGGIGTRGPGETKLETDRRHIRRRVSAIKKEVKEVEAHRERSRQKRQQSSVFQMGLIGYTNAGKSTILNLLTNADTYSEDQLFATLDPLTKRWHLPQGMETTITDTVGFIQDLPTQLVDAFQSTLEESRGMDLLLHIVDASAEDRQQQEKTVNDLLKDLHMETIPMLTIYNKADRIDEFTFTPTLFPSVLISAKTNRGKELLEDSIKQEIMNLLEPYIVTLNADEGQALSEMKRETLVLSETFDEENEHYIVRGFAKKNSLWIRRMDDELDN
- a CDS encoding TspO/MBR family protein — translated: MLNRFFKLLACIIGVELIGSLSGFFAGDIPAVYAQLNKPFLAPPGNIVGIIWTVLYALIGLALFLVIDSKEPKNKTRSYILFGVQLALNFIWSILFFGGSHFWIASFISLFLWFSIIFSIREFRGISKGAAICFVPYLVWITYATYLSFGLALLN
- the miaA gene encoding tRNA (adenosine(37)-N6)-dimethylallyltransferase MiaA, translating into MKVIAIVGPTAVGKTSLSIDLAKRFDGEIISGDSMQVYRGLDIGTAKVTLEEQAGVLHHLIDVRDIDQSYSAADFQQAAREVIQEITDRGKVPIVVGGTGLYIQSLLWDYKLGSEGERTDESLREKYEAIAEAEGNEALWRLLQAKDPLAAEKIHYNNRKKMIRALEVFELTGHSILEPKEQPKELYDSFLIGLNTERTRLYRRINERVDLMVEQGVLEEARQLAKTPEVQAAQGIGYKEFFPYFSGECSLDSAIEEVKLHSRRYAKRQLTWFRNRMSVHWYDLVQHPEAIDEVEAAIEKWLSSEKE
- a CDS encoding DUF2922 domain-containing protein, whose product is MFTTTTITLDALFANSEGKKHHFRMKGFDPNKPAEKVKAALTKLTKLDIFEKDGIGLYKELLEAKMIQRTDTVLFKEEIKKEQKTEEKDFFAQLSEMAAAMGYTMEEPADILETLTLPQDLTIIEEQPDPKTLIQLIALPDGIDPTTLSEEQNYRVVTSCLPAKATLKECFIDSETTPAKLLVVSSLSEEEEGVPTSVHTLSGSSFSEEMKETTIKERIDPEIDPLEQTKEQTNWVTMASLPMNAALDELVIDNAPKTPVHSEEHMEKEPVPYSCGATPRKIEGDSLPIQGKQIVSRTRHRLLKRIRKRE
- the clpP gene encoding ATP-dependent Clp endopeptidase proteolytic subunit ClpP, giving the protein MNLVPTVIEQSSRGERAYDIYSRLLKDRIIMLSGEVNDDMANTIIAQLLFLDAQDSEKDIYLYINSPGGSVSAGLAIFDTMNFVKADVQTIVLGMAASMGSFLLTAGAKGKRFALPNAEIMIHQPLGGAQGQATEIEIAARHILKTRERLNNILSERTGQPIEVIERDTDRDNFMSADEAKAYGLIDEVMENSSSLS